A part of Oncorhynchus kisutch isolate 150728-3 linkage group LG2, Okis_V2, whole genome shotgun sequence genomic DNA contains:
- the tsc22d1 gene encoding TSC22 domain family protein 1 isoform X4, with protein MNSPYYTTVAMDLGVCQLRNFSISFLSSLLSTDSSPVKLDNSSSGASVVAIDNKIEQAMDLVKSHLMYAVREEVEVLKEQIKELIERNSQLEQENSLLKTLASPEQMAQFQAQTQTGSPPTSTQPPAHAPALPPTQPSHNSGPSA; from the exons ATGAATAGTCCGTACTATACAACAGTGGCGATGGATCTCGGTGTTTGCCAGTTAAGGAATTTTTCTATCTCGTTTTTATCTTCGTTACTGAGCACGGATAGTTCACCTGTCAAGCTCGACAATAG TTCGTCAGGAGCCAGTGTGGTGGCCATAGACAACAAAATTGAACAGGCTATG GACCTGGTGAAGAGCCACCTGATGTACGCagtgagggaggaggtggaggttcTGAAGGAGCAGATCAAGGAGCTGATTGAGAGGAACTCCCAGCTGGAGCAGGAGAACAGCCTTCTGAAGACCCTGGCCAGCCCAGAACAGATGGCTCAGTtccaggcccagacccagacaggctctcctcccacctccacacagcctccagcccatGCACCAGCCCTACCCCCGACCCAACCATCACACAACTCTGGACCCTCTGCGTAG